CTTTTTCTGAAATGGGagattccttatttttaaacaatgtcgCTACATTCTTTCAGCAGTTAAAACATTTTTTCAGCACCAGCCCTGTGAAATCTCCTCAGCATCTAAACGTTTAAATAAcagctctcattcttttaaactccaatggatacaggcaCAATTGTGGTAACTCAGTTTCTCTCGTTGTGTTCAGTCACAAAGTTTTCAGATTCAAGCAAAATGTAAGGAAACATTAAAAACGAAAGAAGTCAGATTAATTTCACTTGAATATAATTCAGTCACAGGTGAGTTTAAGAGATGCAGAGCACCACAATATATTGTTAAACAATGGACTACTTATTTAAAATGCATTATAGCAATATAATGCTGTAAATTCCACTCCACCTCTCCCCCAAAGCACCAAACAGAAAACATGGACAGAATTATTTTGTGTAAGGCATCATATTTCCAGCATGCTCTAGAAAGTTTGAATACATCATCAAAAGTCTTTTTCATGATCACTTCTCCAAGCTGTCTCAATGAAGAAGCCACAAAGAGAGTGAGGGAAACAATATTTCCTAGTATCCTTACAAATGAAGTCTCACAACATGCAAAACCTACCCGACTTTTATCCTCCAGCTTGGAAAAGTAGTCTGATCGTGAGAAAGATGATTACCtctttaacaaaatttaaatGTCTATCTCAAACCAGTTGGCTAACCCATCCAGAAATCAACACACAGATGCACtcaagaaagaaacaaagaagtGATCATTTCTTTGAAAGCTGCTCGATCAGTTTTTTCCAGCTAACTCTCTTCTGGGTGATATAGACTGGGGTGACAACCATGACCGGTGGCCTGTggtccttcctgaggtattgcTCGCAAAGAGCCTCTGTAGTGCACATCACATACATCCCACAATCATAGCTGTTCTTTTGAACTGGTGATGAATCCTCAATGAAAGGCACTTCAGATTTGGTTCCCAGAAAGTGTTGCAGCTTCTTCGCTATCTTTCGGGCATGGCTTTCATTCATGTTGCTGCAGGAATCATAGTGGCTGAAACAGTTTCTATCTCTGTTGTAACATAGCAAGCTCCAATGAGACCCACCAGCCGCCTGCACAGAGTTGTCATTGACTGCAAGGAAGACCAAGCTTTTCTGTGCCAGTGCTAGTGGCTCCAGGAAGATTGCCAACTCGTCCTGGCTGGCCATGCATTTAATAAGCTGAGTAACTTGAGGGCTGATGAAGCAGGCTCTGTCTGAGAGTTCCTTGTACTGTTCAGCGGCAAAGTAttcaaaggcaaatgcaatgatgtggtcaTTGAGCCAGTTGGGTgggttgaggagtgacagatCTGAGCGTCGGATTAAGCTGTCATGGTAGCTCAGTATTACTGGGTCCATGCTGCTCCTGCAAACAAACGAGAAACTTcagatacaaaaataaaattctagagatgctggaagtctgaaataaaaacagaaaatgttagaacTACTCAAcaggtttgcagcatctgtggagagagaaaagaattaatgttttaggtcTATGACGTTTTGTCAGAACTGAGAAAAGTTAGAAATGTAATAAGTTTTGAGCACGTGAAGGGAGGAGGGgtggaagaagaagaaaaaggaaagtCTTTGATAGACTGGCAATCAACAATGAGACTTCAGTGTTCTAATAGAGGAACAAGGCACCATTGGAGGTACTATCACAGATTGGTCCTGAAGATAAAGCCCTGTCCGGCTTCACAGATGAATGTAAAATATCTCATGGCACTATTCTGAAGTAGATTGgggagttctccctgtgtcctgCTCAATATTGATCCCTTAAATGACATTACCAAAACAGATTTTCTGATCAGATACGTCATTTCAGTTTAAGAGACTTTGCTCTATGGAAATTCATataatctctacagtatggaagtaggcaatttggctcatcaagtccacactgacactctgaacagcaacccatcTCCCCTCcgcgcccccctccccccccatcccccatcccccatcctaaccttgtatttcccattgctaattcacctagtctgcataaccctggaccctatgggcaatttcgcatggctaatccacttaacccatatatctttggactgggagaggaaactagaacacctggaggaaacccatgcagacacgggtagaatgtgcaaaccccacacagacagtcatccaagggtgaaattgaacccaggtccctggtgctgtgaggtagcatggctaaccactgagccactataatACCCATATGACAAATTGCTTATGTTTTCTGTATAATATCTTATAGTTGTGAAAGTGGCTATCTAATTGTAAGTCTTAAATCCATTGGGTGCCATAAACAATatgcaacaattcaccaaggttccttccaCAACAGTTACTAAACCCATGAACTCTATAacctgaaaggacaagggcagcagatgcatgagaacaccatcacctgcaagttcgtCTCCATGTCTGAACTGGAAAGAAACTGCTGGTCCTCTAACCTAACAAGAGTCTAAAATTAAGCCTGTCCATTCTTAGCCTTGGTGTCACATTCTATCGTGAGACATGCTTCCGACCTCATATTCATACCATTTCTAAGcgtttggattagtggtgctggaagagcacagtagttcaggcagcatccgaggagcagcaaaatcgatgttttgggcaaaagcccttcatcaggaagggcctttattcctgatgaagggcttttgcccgaaatgtcgattttgctgctcctcgaatgctgcctgaactgctgtgctcttccagcaccactaatccaaaatctggtttccagcatctgcagtcattgtttttaccacttctAAGAGTGCCTTCTGCAGCTCCATAATATCACTGACTTTACACGTGTCATAACACATTTACTGCTGAAATGTCTATTCATGCCTTTAATATCTCCAGTTTTgactattccaacacactcctggcaGGTCCCCCACATTCAATGCTTCATAATCTTGAGGTGATCCAAATGATTGTTGCCTATTTCCTCATCAGACCCGTCCTTGCTAACCTTCATTTGCTCCTGGTCTGCTTTGGGTGGTTCAGtcatactttttttttacaatgcaTCTCGGGTAATTTCATGATATAACACactttgttccttcactgtcacgggAACTTCTTTCCAAAGAGCACAATACGTGTATCGCTacactcccaaaagcctgtcaacacttacaaggcacaaatcaggagtgtgatggaatatgccccacttgccaggatgagtgcagctccaagcaTATTCAAGCACCTTTTTACCATCCAGGATgaggcagcccacttgattggcaccatgtccacaaacattcactcccgtCCCTCTCAAAGCTGAGAAGCAGtagcgtgtaccatctacaaaatgttttaagtaactcaccaaggttccttagatagcaccttccaaacccatgactactgccatctagaaggataagggcagcagatatataggaacaccacgacttgcaagttcacctccaagccactcacaaaactgacttggaaatatattgctagtTCTTCAGAGTTGTGGATTAAAATTCTGGAAGTTCCTCCTGAACTGCATTGCCCATGCACCCACatgaaatgaactgcagcagttcaagaagctagCTCACCACTatcgttttttttgtttttgtctgttaACTGCCACGAATCAATCACCCATGTTGCCAATTAGAAGTTTCtatgcaaagcccattatgggcaatgcaaaccatcgaAGTGAGGGAGGGGTAGAGAGTGcaagaagggactaaatcaaaatgaagttggagggggaaataaaacactatCATCTGCGATGCCCACCTCTGAAGGCATTGAGAACACTGTGCGCTCCCTATCCAATGACACTTCAGCACAAACATAATAACCACTGTAGAGGGACAGACAGTCAACAGAGATGACCCACTCCACAACTTGCTGCCTAGATGCATTAATAGTCAACCTGGCCAGACCCAGGAGCAGATCCATGAGAAGGTCCATGAATTTGCACACGTCCCACCACACCggatgcccaaagatcaggagtgtgggctGAAGGACAACCCAAAGCAGaacaaaagatttttcaaataacGAAAGAGGGGATGCAATTTCCCACaaccaatatatacatggtccacagacttCACAGTGCTGCATAATAAGTGGTTGGGTTGGGAGTCCATAAACCACTACAAGCTGTGGGTATCCGGGACTGTTACatgcaacaccttccaccctggtAGAAAATGGGAGGACTCCTCATATACACCCCTGGAGATCCCCACTGCCTGGTGGCAAATAAGCACGCTAGACATCAGATAAAGGAGTCAAGGCAGGTGGTGCACAGCAGCAGCCGtagaaaaaacactttttttgtgAGTTAACAGTCACATTATACATACCTAAAAAAAGGTGGCTCACGTTGTGGGTGTGGGTTCCTAAAGGAGGTTTAgaaccttggggccaatgtgaaattccaccCGAGTAGGGGTTCCAATGTATACCTGTGCATCCTCTAACCAGTGCACAACAGGTCCATTTACCACTGTTTTCAGGCAACACGTGACATTGGCCATGAACTGGATGTCCACTGCTACCCTGCTCACTACACCCTCTCAAAGGCAAccaggattgggcaataaatgctggccagccagtgatgcccagatccaGAAGTGAATGAAGTAAAAACCTACAATTGATAGACTGCAGCGTGCGAAGAAGACAGTTCATGCAGGTGGAATTAGAGAAAAATTGCATCTCTCACCAGTAATGCTTACATCTcatcaatgaataaaataaactCCTTTTGAAAGTCTGTGCAATCTGGTCTCAAACCACTCAATGGTTTATCAATACTGATCTTTCCAGCGAAATTGACAGCCAATTAGGCACTGTTCTGAGGGTGAGATTAACAGTGCAAAATGTGCTTGGTTATTCCCCTTAATACCACTGACAGCTTAATGACAGGTAGGTTGTCCAGACTCGAATGTTGATAAATAACTTTCTAACAGGAGCAACATTTCTTCCCACTGCAGTGACTGGCAGAAGCAAGAGTCTGACCCCCTGCAGTGGCTGACAGGGTCCAgagccccatctcctgcagtgaCTGACAGAACCAAGTGACCCATCCCCTTCAATGACCAAGTGCCGCAGTGGGTGCAGCCACACAGCGCCTTGCTTTGAAAGGCCGACAGGACACAGACTTTCACTCTCTGCACAGATTGACAGGACCTAGAGACAATGATTGACAGACCAGGGTACACCACTGGCAGGGACTGACATCGCCTCCTAGTGATTGACAGCCACATAACCCGCCCCAAACCATGATGGACAGCGTTCAGCCCACCCCTTGGTGATTGACAGACTTCGCCCTGCGCAACGATGGACAGTCGTGCAGCCACACACACCCCTGTCTTGATCGACAGCCCCAGGGACTCCGCCTCCAGCAGAGAATCAAAGCACAAtgaccctcccccccaccccgcgGTAACTGAACGCCAACTGCGTTGATTGACAGTCCCACGTCCCGCCTTCTGTAGTGATTGAGAACCTCACGCTCCGCCCGTTGCCGTGATTGGCACCACCCTGCTATGGCTAGTGCAGTGATTGACAGTCCAGTATCCCGCCTCCTGTTGTGATTGACAGCCCCATGTCCCGCCTTCTGCAGTGGTAGACAGCCCGTTGCCATGATTTACAACCCCATGGTCAGCCTACTGCAGTGATTAATGGCCTCGTACTCCACCCTTGACTCGATTGACAGCGCCATGCCCCGCCCTTTGTCGTGATTGATAGCTCATTTCCTGCCCACTAGTGATTGACAGTCCCACGTCCCGCCTCATATAGTGATTGACAGCCTCATTGTCGACCCACTATAGTGACTGACAGCCCCAATCCCGTCGCGATTGATAGCTCATGTCCCGCCTCCTGCAGTGATTGGCAGGCCCATGTCCCGCCTCCTGCAATGATTTACAGGTCCATGTCCCGCCACCTGCAGTGATTGGCAGGCCCATGGCCCGCCTCCTGCAGTGATTGGCAGGCCCAAGTCCCGCCTCCTGCAGTGATTGGCAGGCACATGCCCCGCCTCCTGAAGTGATTTACAGGCCCATGTCCCGCCTCCTGCAGTGATTGGCAGGCCCATGCCCCGCCTCCTGCAGTGATTGGCAGGCCCATTTCCCGCCTCGTGCAGTGATTGGCAGGCCCATGCCCCGCCTCCTGCAGTGATTGGCAGGCCCATGCCCCGCCTCCTGCAGTGATTGGCAGGCCCATGTCCCGCCTCCTGCAGTGATTTACAGGCCCATGTCCCGCCTCCTGCAGTGATTGGCAGGCCCATGTCCCACCTCCTGCAGTGATTGGCAGGCCAGTGATTGGCAGGCCCATGTCCCACCTCCTGCAGTGATTGGCAGGCCCATGCCCCGCCTCCTGCAGTGATTGGCAGGCCCATTTCCCGCCTCGTGCAGTGATTGGCATGCCCATGCCCCGCCTCCTGCAGTGATTGGCAGGCCCATGCCCCGCCTCCTTCAGTGATTGGCATGCCCATGCCCCGCCTCCTGCAGTGATTGGCATGCCCATGCCCCGCCTCCTGCAGTGATTTACAGGCCCATGTCCCGCCTCCTGCAGTGATTGGCAGGCCCATGCCCCGCCTCCTGCAGTGATTGGCAGACACATGTCCCGCCTCGTGCAGCGATTTACAGGCCCATGCCCCGCCTCCTGCAGTGATTGGCAGGCCCATGCCCCGCCTCCTGCAGTGACTGGCAGGCCCATTTCCCGCCTCGTGCAGTGATTAGCAGGCCCATGTCCCGCCTCCTGCAGTGATTGGCAGGCCCATGTCCCGCCTCCTGCAGTGATTTACAGGCCAATGTCCCGCCTCCTGCAGTGATTGGCAGGCCCATGCCCCGCCTCCTGCAGTGATTGGCAGGCCCATGCCCCGCCTCCTGCAGTGATTGGCAGCCTTCGGGGCCGACAGCAGATATGATCCACTAGCCGGATCCCTaagccaactgccgccgggacgcCAGCCTGCACTAATTTTCCCATCAACCTCGTAGCCCCAATCTACAAAATGAGACACTTCAATCGACGCCTGTCGATTTTACCTGAGCGCTGCTGCTGCCTCCTTTCACACCCCAGGCCTTGCACTGCTAAGATCTACATCGCCTCCGCTTCATGTCGGCGCGAAGCGACTGGCGGGCGGCTGCCGTAAGGCGTTAGCTAGTCTTCACGACGGTGCCGTGCCGGCAGGTGGCAGTGAAGCCCCAGCCCGGCGCGCGCGCGCGTGCGTTCGTTCCTGCCCCGCCCCGAGCGTGTGCGCTGCTCCTCCCACTCCCACCGCCGCTGTAGGCGCATGCGCCGGGTGTGGAGCAGtcgggttggggagggggggtggtgggacGGTAGGGGAGATTGGCTCGTGTCAAACGGGAGATCGGAGGGTGGCGCGAGCGAGAGGAGACGGGCTCGGTAACGGTCGCCACCGCCCCCCGGGGATGAGGTGAGGCTGAGGGTCCCGGGAGGGAGATGTCGAATCCGGCTGAGGCGGATGGAGATAGCTATTAAACAGGACTGTGGTCCGGACGGCATCGGTGCTGGCTGTTGATGGAGCGCGGGGGGGGGTAATAATCGGTGATAGCTCCCGGTAAGCCGCGATCGGGATCGAGTCCAAACCGCCCTCTCGCCTTCGCTCCCGCCCGCCCGCAATCTCTGCAGCTGTTAACGTCCCTGGCTCGTGCCCGCGCTCCCGGACAGAGCGCCGGGGACCCGCTTGCGCGCGAGCGTCCTGTCACCATttcccgcaccccccccccccccctcctccagccACACCCCATCGGCGGCGCCCCGTACCGAGACATCCCTGTGCCTGAGGGGGTGCTCCATGTACCTGAGGGGGTGCTCCATGTACCCTGGGCTGTCCCTGTGTCTGAGGGGCTGCCCCCTGTACCTGAGGGGGTGCTCCATGTACCTTGGGCTGTCCCTGTGCCTGAGGGGGTGCTCCCTGTACCCTGGGCTGTCCCTGTGCCTGAGGGGATGCTCCATGTACCCTGGGCTGTCCCTGTGTCTGAGGGGGTGCTCCATGTACCCTGGGCTGTCCCCTGTACCTGAGGGGATGCTCCCTGTACCCTGGGCTGTCCCCTGTACCTGAGGGGATGCTCCCTGTACCCTGGGCTGTCCCTGTGCCTGAGGGGATGCTCCATGTACCCTGGGCTGTCCCTGTGCCTGAGGGGATGCTCCATGTACCCTGGGCTGTCCCTGTGCCTGAGGGGATGCTCCATGTACCCTGGGCTGTCCCTGTGCCTGAGGGGATGCTCCATGTACCCTGGGCTGTCCCTGTGCCTGAGGGGCTGCCCCCTGTGCCTAGGGGGTGCTCCATGTACCCTGGGCTGTCCCTGTGCCTGAGGGGGTGCTCCATGTACCCTGGGCTGTCCCTGTGCCTGAGGGGATGCTCCATGTACCCTGGGCTGTCCCTGTGCCTGAGGGGATGCTCCATGTACCCTGGGCTGTCCCTGTGCCTGAGGGGCTGCCCCCTGTGCCTGAGGGGGGTGCTCCATGTACCCTGGGCTGTCCCTGTGTCTGAGGGGCTGCCCCCTGTGCCTGAGGGGGTGCTCCCTATACCCTGGGCTGTCCCTGTGCCTGAGGGGGTGCTCCCTATACCCTGGGCTGTCCCTGTGCCTGAGGGGATGCTCCCTGTACCCTGGGATGCCCCTGTGCCTGAGGGGTTGCCCCTGTGCCTGAGGAGGTGCTCCCTGTACCCTGGAGTGTCCCTGTGCCTGAATAGGTGTTCCCTGTCCTCTGTACCCTGGGCATCCCTGTGCCTGAAGAGGTGTCCCTGTGCCTGAATGTGTGTACCCTGGGGCATCCCTGCCCTTGAAGGGGTGCCCCCATACTCTGGGGCATCCCTGTGCCTGAAGGGATGCCCCCATACCCTGAGCATCCCTGTGCACCCCTGTACCCTGTGACCCAAAGGGCATCCCTGTATGCAAGGGTCTCATGTCGGAGGGTTGCCTTTGCCTGGAGGGGCAGCCAGTGTCTGGAAGGCTGTCCATGTGCCTGAGAAGTGCCATTCTGGAAGGCTGTTTTGATCCTCCTGGTCTCTTGGCATAGTTCATATCAATTTTGCACATCTGTAGTCTCCCATTCGAAACTAACTGTGGTATCTTCCCAGCAACAAAGTAGTGCatgtgctgaaaatctgaaacaaaaacaaagttgctggggaaacccagcaggtctggcagattctgtggagagaaagcagagtcaactcTTTCGGTCCAgagactctccttcagaactgtgcTGGAGATATTTAACTATGTTAAACTTGTGACTTAAGTTGCCTAAATTTGTGGCTTGTTGCTGGCAAATGCATTTAAATCTGTACTTTGCAGCCATGAGAGTATGTGCAGTTTCCTGCGTTCTAGCAATATATTCCAACTGCACGATGTGACGGTTCATCTTTTTGTGACGCACGCAGTTTTACAAAATAGCTGTTGCTTCAAATTAATTAGCACTCATTCTGATATAACATAATCTGAGCTCATCTTAAATTATAGCTGAGTGTCGATCAAGAAAGTTGTCAGTTGAAGGAATTACAATTTAACCAAAATAGAAGTACAATAAATGTTTTGTTGCTTTTTGGTTAAAAGACTTACTCCAAAGAAGTAGGAGGTGAAAAAGATGGTTCTGTCACTTTGTAATTTGAGGTGGATGGAATTGGCCTGGAATAATTGCAATTACAGCCTGTGTAGCCTGTATATTTGCACTTGTATAATCTGTTAGCAAAGGCGTATTTAAGTTTCTTATAGTTTTGTTTGACGCATTAAAAATGGACTTCCGTAGCATGTTGTCTTTCAAGGATCCACTTTGAATTTGTGTGTTTAGAGAAATTTTTTTTGAAGATTAAAAAGCAATATAATTTTTCAAGACTTATGCTAAGACTCATTCGATCATATTTTAGAATGTACCATAAAATCTTTTTTCTGAAACCCCTTCGACCATGTAGCCCAATGATAAAAAGGCTAAGGATGCTGACCTTCCAACTGAAGGTAGTGTCTGAAGAGAGGATTTTCAGTGTACCAAGATATAATGTCTTCAACATAGTAAAACATCTCCGTGCATATTACTGGTGTCAAACATAATGTGACACTAGCCACATAAGGAGATTATTAAACCTTTGACATATATAGGTTTTAAGGAGTTGTTTCCATTAGTTATTTAGATGGCAAGGACAAATATTTAGTACTTGCAAAAAAGAAATCATAAGTTTTTTTTACAGAAAGATCTTCGGGCAGGTTGACGAATATGTAGTCTTCTCTGCTATAAGTAATTGCCAAGTTTTATTGAAGTAGAATTAAGATGGAAAATGAGAATCGCAAATTATATGAAGGTTAGCAGAAAATAAATCTTTCGGTGGCAACTTTGGAGATGAACATGCAGCTATGCTGTGCTAGCTGCTATAATCTATGTTTCAAAGTTATCCTAAGCAGACATTGTTGAATATTCTAAGTCTTCCACCTTGTACAAATCGAGTTACTCTCTTTGAGACTAATTGTGTCAAAGAAAATGTAACAAATGTGCCCCTTTTTAAATTTGAGTAGGTGCATGTCTTGGCAGCTGTGTACCAAATATACTGTAATGCTTAATGTTGTATTGCATTTACAATGCATTTATGGTGTTGCTGTTATTTCCAGGGTTTGTCAGAAAAGTCATGAGGAAGTAAGGTCTTAGAGCCATGTATTTTGTTAATTTGGATTACTGCCTTTTATATTGATGTTGTGGGTCCTGAGAAAATTGTGCTTAAGGAAGGATTGGCaactcttaattttttttcccccgcAAATTAGAGTTCTAACCTTTTTAAGATGAATTAGTATATTCTTCATGATTATCAGATTTATTGGTGGATTGACAGGAAGAAGTAACTTTTTTTCACTGATTAGAAAATCACTGTTgggtgaggaaaggttggacaggctaggcttgaaTTTggaggagtttagaagagtaagaagtAACTTTATGCAAACAACATAAGAGATCCTGACGAATCTTGATTGaagatgtggagaggatatttccttTTCTGAGAGAATGCAAAATtagggatcactgtttaaaatcgTGGGTCGCCTATTTTAGAACgtcagattaaaaaaaattgagagcaGTGAGTCTTTGGAAAAGTGGAGGAAGCacaatccttgaatatttttaaggtcgGGGTAGATGATTTTCAACAAGGTGGTCAGAGATTATTAAGGGCATGTGGTTTTGTGGTTTTGAATTTAAaatcagttcagccatgatcatcttcAATGGTGTAGCGGCCAAGGATCTGAATTCCTGTTTCTTATTTGCATATTTGCATGGATGTTAGTTCGTGGAAATCAAGCCCTTGATATACCCAAGTcattacaaaaattaaaaaaaaaattaaaatgtgcaAAGTCTACAATTTACCTGTCTGAAAGATTTGGGTTGACCTAGTTTCTGTAATTAACAAAAACTGATCTTTATTGTACATAAATAGATTTTAACCATAGGTAAATGACTATGAATTTTTGACATATAACCCGACTAGTTAAAACTCTCCTTACGCACGTGCACACATGCGCGCATACAGGGAAAGAAAAGCTATTATGGATGGAGGAGAAATAAACATACAAAGACACATCTAACGTAGGCATAGAATCTCAAAATCCACAGTTGAATTTAATTAGAGACCATGTATGTCACAATCTGAAAATGTTCTCACAACAATTCCAATGTTCAGACTAGTGGATACTGGATTCTGGTACTTACATTAGACGTGTCATTGTTTTTTTGATTTCAATTAGAATTGGATGAAAGGGAAAAAATAAGGGTTGGGAAAAAAACATTGAATATCTACAACTCATTTCACAAGCTTAGGATTTCTCAGTGTAGCACAATGAAGTAGAGTCACTCCAGAAGCACTTTGAAATATAGTCACTCAAGTAATGTGGAAAATCAAGTAGCTATTTGAATATATTAAGCTTCCATAAACAGAATTCAATAATGATCAGATCTGTTTATGTCAtgttgacttgaaacattagtatTGAACAGGACATGCTGGTACAGAATCTCAAAATTCACAGTTGAACTGCTTTAATTGGAGACCATGTATGTCACAACATGAAAATGTTTGCACGACAATTCCAATGTTCAGTGGATACTGTGATTCTGATACTTGAGAACTTCTGTACTCTTCTAAATAGTGCTGCACTGTGCTGAAAATACATGGAGTGAGAATTTGCCATCAAGATTATCTGGAAAATTCAGTCATGGGGATGACCAATTAGAAAAATTTTGCCTCTGTAAGTGGGATTGACAGAATTGGTGAGGACCTGTTCCTCCAATCATAGGCGTTATTCTCTTACATTTGTTGCTGGTAACAAATGTGGATTAGGTGTGATTAGAGCAACAATGAACAGTGTGGAGGGTGATTAGCGGCAGTGAGCAAGGCTGCTGGTCGAGGAAATGTTGGACTGATGAGCTGCTACATGAAGGTAAGGGCCCTAGAGccattggggtgggggtggtaagGTTTGGGGAAGGAGCTA
This genomic interval from Chiloscyllium plagiosum isolate BGI_BamShark_2017 chromosome 40, ASM401019v2, whole genome shotgun sequence contains the following:
- the senp8 gene encoding sentrin-specific protease 8 encodes the protein MDPVILSYHDSLIRRSDLSLLNPPNWLNDHIIAFAFEYFAAEQYKELSDRACFISPQVTQLIKCMASQDELAIFLEPLALAQKSLVFLAVNDNSVQAAGGSHWSLLCYNRDRNCFSHYDSCSNMNESHARKIAKKLQHFLGTKSEVPFIEDSSPVQKNSYDCGMYVMCTTEALCEQYLRKDHRPPVMVVTPVYITQKRVSWKKLIEQLSKK